A region from the Pseudomonas sp. P8_229 genome encodes:
- a CDS encoding Na+/H+ antiporter family protein: MNAVIAAVGIMLILSLSRVHVVIALIVGALVGGLTGGLGIDATLKAFNSGLGGGATVALSYALLGAFAVAIAKSGLAHALADKALAMVDRQHATGGGSVKWLLIGLLWVVAIASQNILPIHIAFIPLLVPPLLYVLTKLQLDRRLIACVMTFGLITPYMFLPVGFGNIFLNEILLANVARSGVDISGINVTHAMGIPALGMVFGLAMAFISYRKKRVYDLAKIEQVEQVAVQYNPLSLMIAGVAIAAAFIVQLLLDSMIIGALVGFLIFSVSGIVKWRETDDLFTEGMKMMAMIGFIMIAASGFAEVMKATGQVQTLVESSASWINHSKGVGALLMLLVGLLVTMGIGSSFSTVPILAAIFVPLCVQLGFSPLAIVCIVGTAGALGDAGSPASDSTLGPTSGLNIDGQHHHIWDTVVPTFLHYNLPLLAFGWVAAMVL, translated from the coding sequence ATGAATGCAGTGATTGCTGCGGTCGGCATCATGCTGATCCTCAGCCTGTCCCGTGTGCACGTGGTGATCGCCCTGATCGTCGGTGCGCTGGTCGGTGGCCTGACCGGTGGTCTGGGCATCGACGCCACGCTCAAGGCGTTCAACAGCGGCCTGGGCGGCGGGGCGACCGTGGCGTTGTCCTACGCGTTGCTCGGTGCTTTTGCCGTAGCGATTGCCAAGTCCGGTCTGGCCCATGCGTTGGCCGACAAGGCCCTGGCGATGGTTGACCGGCAACACGCGACCGGTGGCGGCAGCGTCAAATGGCTGCTGATCGGCCTGCTCTGGGTGGTGGCGATTGCCTCGCAGAATATCCTGCCGATCCACATTGCGTTCATTCCGCTGCTGGTGCCGCCGCTTTTATATGTGCTGACCAAGCTGCAACTCGATCGTCGCCTGATCGCCTGCGTCATGACCTTCGGCCTGATCACCCCGTACATGTTCCTGCCGGTGGGCTTCGGCAACATCTTCCTCAATGAAATCCTGCTGGCCAACGTCGCGCGCAGTGGCGTCGACATCAGTGGCATCAACGTCACCCACGCCATGGGCATTCCGGCGCTGGGCATGGTGTTCGGCCTGGCCATGGCATTCATCAGTTACCGCAAGAAGCGCGTCTACGACTTGGCGAAAATCGAGCAGGTCGAGCAGGTGGCGGTGCAGTACAACCCGCTGAGCCTGATGATCGCCGGTGTGGCGATTGCAGCGGCGTTCATTGTGCAACTGCTGCTGGACTCGATGATTATCGGGGCGCTGGTCGGTTTTCTGATCTTCTCGGTGTCGGGCATCGTCAAGTGGCGCGAGACCGATGACCTGTTCACCGAAGGCATGAAGATGATGGCGATGATCGGTTTCATCATGATCGCCGCGTCCGGGTTCGCCGAAGTGATGAAGGCTACCGGGCAGGTGCAGACCCTGGTCGAATCGTCGGCGTCGTGGATCAATCACAGCAAGGGCGTCGGCGCACTGTTGATGTTGCTGGTCGGGCTGCTGGTGACCATGGGTATCGGTTCGTCGTTCTCCACCGTGCCGATCCTTGCGGCGATTTTCGTGCCGCTGTGCGTGCAACTGGGCTTCAGCCCGCTGGCAATCGTCTGCATCGTCGGCACTGCCGGGGCCTTGGGCGACGCTGGTTCGCCGGCTTCGGATTCGACCCTCGGGCCGACCTCCGGTCTGAACATCGACGGCCAGCATCACCATATCTGGGACACCGTGGTCCCGACCTTCCTGCATTACAACCTGCCGTTGCTGGCGTTCGGCTGGGTGGCCGCGATGGTCCTCTGA
- a CDS encoding response regulator transcription factor: protein MRLLLVEDHVPLADELLAGLQRQGYAVDWLADGRDAVYQGSSEPYDLIILDLGLPGIPGLEVLAQWRTGGLSTPVLILTARDSWAERIEGLKAGADDYLTKPFHPEELHLRVQSLLRRSKGQANQPTLKAAGLHLDEGRQCVMRDGSEIQLTAAEFRLLRYFMLHPEQILSKTHLAEHLYDGETERDSNVLEVHVNHLRRKLGKAVIETRRGQGYLFGGQAS from the coding sequence ATGCGTTTGCTTCTGGTGGAAGACCACGTGCCGCTGGCCGACGAACTGCTCGCCGGCCTGCAGCGTCAGGGGTATGCGGTGGACTGGCTGGCGGACGGCCGCGATGCGGTCTATCAGGGCAGCAGCGAGCCTTATGACTTGATCATTCTCGACCTCGGCTTGCCCGGCATTCCCGGGTTGGAGGTGCTGGCGCAATGGCGCACCGGTGGCCTCTCGACCCCGGTGCTGATCCTTACCGCCCGCGATTCCTGGGCCGAGCGCATCGAAGGCCTGAAGGCCGGTGCCGACGATTACCTGACCAAACCGTTTCACCCGGAAGAGTTGCACCTGCGGGTGCAGTCGCTGTTGCGCCGCTCCAAGGGTCAGGCCAATCAGCCGACGCTCAAGGCGGCAGGGTTGCATCTGGATGAAGGTCGCCAGTGCGTGATGCGCGACGGCAGCGAGATTCAACTGACCGCCGCCGAGTTCCGCCTGCTGCGCTATTTCATGCTGCACCCGGAACAGATCCTGTCGAAAACCCACCTCGCTGAACACCTCTACGACGGCGAGACCGAGCGTGACTCCAACGTTCTCGAAGTCCACGTCAATCACCTGCGGCGCAAGCTGGGCAAAGCCGTGATCGAAACCCGTCGTGGCCAGGGTTACCTGTTCGGCGGGCAAGCTTCGTGA
- a CDS encoding DUF1427 family protein, with translation MNYLISLAIGLGVGLLYGALHFRSPAPPAIALVGLLGMLAGEQLWPLGRQLVAGWFS, from the coding sequence ATGAACTACCTGATTTCGCTGGCCATCGGTCTGGGTGTCGGCCTGCTCTATGGTGCGCTGCATTTTCGTTCGCCGGCGCCACCGGCCATCGCCCTGGTGGGGTTGCTCGGCATGCTCGCCGGTGAGCAGTTGTGGCCGCTGGGGCGGCAACTGGTCGCTGGCTGGTTCTCGTGA
- a CDS encoding PepSY domain-containing protein, which translates to MKTLTALTIASIIGLTASLAHARDLGPDEALRLRDAGTIVSFEKLNATALAKHPGSTITDTELEEQYGKYIYQIEMRDPQGLEWDLELDAVSGQVLRDHQDT; encoded by the coding sequence ATGAAAACCCTGACTGCCCTGACCATTGCCTCGATCATCGGCCTGACCGCCAGCCTCGCTCACGCCCGCGATCTTGGCCCGGATGAAGCCCTGCGCCTGCGCGACGCTGGTACTATCGTCTCTTTCGAGAAGCTCAACGCCACGGCGCTGGCCAAACACCCGGGTTCGACCATCACCGATACCGAGCTGGAAGAACAGTACGGTAAGTACATCTACCAGATCGAAATGCGTGACCCGCAAGGGCTGGAGTGGGACCTGGAATTGGACGCGGTCAGCGGGCAAGTGCTCAGGGATCATCAGGATACTTAA
- a CDS encoding PepSY domain-containing protein, whose translation MKPYLLQPRTGSRLALVLLAFCSVAAARDLDQDEALRLRQQGVILPLEQVLQKALDRYPGAKLLEVELEEKHDVYVYEVELLTVEGVARELHLKADSGELMKDKED comes from the coding sequence ATGAAGCCGTATTTGTTACAGCCACGCACCGGGAGCCGACTGGCCCTGGTGCTATTGGCATTCTGCTCGGTGGCGGCGGCTCGCGACCTGGACCAGGACGAAGCCCTGCGTTTGCGTCAGCAGGGCGTGATCCTGCCACTGGAGCAAGTGCTGCAAAAGGCGCTGGATCGCTATCCGGGGGCCAAACTGCTGGAAGTCGAGCTGGAGGAAAAGCACGACGTCTATGTGTATGAAGTCGAGTTGCTGACGGTCGAGGGCGTGGCGCGCGAGCTGCACCTGAAGGCCGATAGCGGCGAATTGATGAAAGACAAGGAAGATTGA
- a CDS encoding purine nucleoside permease gives MQAMTRRTLAAAALLSSTTWAAEAPIQPKVLLITMFAPEAQNWIERLELKQEIRVPGLSAEYPTIRCNTQQVCLLTTGMGQTNAAASTLALALSPKFDLRKSYFLIAGIAGISPKHGTIGTAAWAHYLVEFGTQWELDSRDAPSSWPTGYLGINTKGPNEKPPLDYKTEVFELNPKLQAKAFALSHQIELSESKESAAWRLKYPSAPANQPPVVTRCDTLAGNTWFSGTRLSERAEVWTKLLTDNKGEYCTTQQEDNSTYEALLRASREGLVDVQRLAVVRAGSDFDRPAPGGSEVDNLLKYADQGGFVPALENLYRTGNPLVQDILKNWSAWENGVPQS, from the coding sequence ATGCAAGCAATGACGCGTCGGACCCTGGCCGCTGCGGCCCTGCTCTCTTCCACCACGTGGGCGGCTGAAGCGCCGATCCAGCCGAAAGTGCTGCTGATCACCATGTTCGCCCCCGAGGCACAAAACTGGATCGAACGCCTGGAGCTCAAGCAGGAAATCCGCGTGCCGGGCCTGTCCGCCGAATACCCGACCATCCGCTGCAACACCCAGCAGGTGTGCCTGCTGACCACCGGCATGGGCCAGACCAACGCCGCAGCCTCGACGCTGGCCTTGGCCCTGTCGCCGAAATTCGATCTGCGCAAAAGTTACTTCCTGATCGCCGGGATCGCCGGCATCAGCCCGAAGCACGGAACCATCGGCACCGCCGCGTGGGCACATTACCTGGTGGAATTCGGTACGCAATGGGAGCTGGATTCGCGCGACGCACCGTCGAGCTGGCCGACCGGTTACCTGGGTATCAACACCAAGGGCCCGAATGAAAAACCGCCGCTGGACTACAAGACCGAAGTCTTCGAACTCAACCCGAAATTGCAGGCAAAAGCCTTCGCCCTGAGCCACCAGATCGAGCTGAGCGAAAGCAAGGAATCCGCCGCGTGGCGCCTGAAGTACCCGTCAGCCCCGGCCAATCAGCCGCCAGTCGTCACCCGTTGTGACACGCTGGCCGGCAACACCTGGTTCTCCGGCACACGCCTGAGCGAACGCGCCGAGGTCTGGACCAAACTGCTGACCGACAACAAGGGCGAATACTGCACCACGCAACAGGAAGACAACTCCACCTACGAGGCCTTGTTGCGCGCCAGTCGTGAAGGCCTGGTGGACGTGCAACGGCTGGCGGTAGTGCGTGCTGGCTCCGACTTCGACCGCCCTGCTCCGGGCGGCAGCGAAGTCGATAACCTGCTCAAATACGCCGATCAAGGCGGCTTCGTGCCGGCGCTGGAGAATCTCTATCGCACGGGTAATCCGCTGGTGCAGGACATCCTGAAAAACTGGTCGGCGTGGGAGAACGGCGTCCCGCAATCCTGA
- a CDS encoding helix-turn-helix transcriptional regulator, whose product MALAAPPDLSDTDVPVQPLARTYPRGLFIEPHEHVWGQLLYAMSGVMWVETPHEALVVPPQRAVWLPPGVPHGIRVVSDLQMRNIYLRPALAATLEATVQVIEVGGLLRELIVGLVEQGDSGEPAYYDALVGLALLELKRARRSQLKIPLPDDSDRRLMNLCQAVMAAPSLEIPFEQHAENAGASVRTLARLFKDSLGMGFAEWRRQVQLATAVAELIQGVAVSAIARELGYSPSSFSDMFRRELGVAPSQFMTT is encoded by the coding sequence ATGGCCCTCGCCGCGCCCCCCGATCTGAGTGATACCGATGTGCCGGTGCAACCGCTGGCGCGTACTTATCCGCGTGGGTTGTTCATTGAGCCGCACGAGCATGTCTGGGGGCAGTTGCTGTATGCGATGAGCGGGGTGATGTGGGTCGAGACCCCGCATGAGGCGCTGGTGGTGCCGCCGCAACGGGCGGTGTGGTTGCCACCCGGGGTGCCGCACGGGATTCGGGTGGTTTCGGACTTGCAGATGCGCAATATCTACCTGCGCCCGGCGCTGGCGGCGACGCTGGAGGCGACGGTGCAGGTGATCGAGGTCGGTGGGTTGCTGCGTGAGTTGATCGTCGGGCTGGTGGAGCAGGGCGACAGCGGTGAGCCGGCCTATTACGACGCATTGGTCGGGCTGGCGCTGCTGGAGCTCAAGCGTGCCCGGCGCTCGCAATTGAAGATCCCGCTGCCCGACGATTCCGACCGGCGTCTGATGAACTTGTGTCAGGCGGTGATGGCGGCGCCGTCGCTGGAGATCCCGTTCGAACAGCACGCGGAAAACGCCGGAGCCAGCGTGCGCACGCTGGCGCGATTGTTCAAGGACAGCCTCGGCATGGGTTTCGCCGAATGGCGGCGGCAGGTGCAGCTGGCGACGGCGGTGGCGGAGTTGATTCAGGGCGTGGCCGTGAGCGCGATTGCCCGCGAGCTGGGTTATTCGCCGAGCAGTTTCAGTGACATGTTCCGCCGGGAACTGGGCGTGGCGCCCTCGCAATTTATGACCACCTGA
- a CDS encoding nucleoside-specific channel-forming protein Tsx, with protein MHAASLLRAPFARTFAVSLLLTGVTGVLSHSALAQPAAPEESAQGESLSPEASPPKQGAYLSDWYNQDLTLIGSKDISFGPQPADDIYLEYEYFGRKGPFELYGYVDIPKIFNIGNSHDKGVWDHGSPVFMEHEPRISIDYLAGRSLAIGPFKEWYVAFDWIYDHGSRKENRANTLYSGLGTDIDTHSRVNLSANLYGRYQWENYGASNEYSWDGYRAQLKYIVPIDKFSNGASLTYIGFTNFDFGSDLHKDNPARTANATVATNVLLYSFTHLRFTLVGRYFHNGGNWEDGSELNFGDGNFRARSNGWGYYAGIGYQF; from the coding sequence ATGCACGCCGCTTCCCTTCTTCGTGCCCCATTTGCGCGCACGTTTGCTGTTTCCTTGCTACTGACCGGCGTTACCGGAGTTCTCAGCCACAGCGCGCTGGCGCAACCGGCCGCGCCCGAAGAATCCGCCCAGGGCGAGAGCCTCAGCCCCGAAGCCAGCCCGCCGAAACAAGGCGCCTATCTGTCGGACTGGTACAACCAGGACCTGACGCTGATCGGCAGCAAGGACATCAGCTTCGGCCCGCAACCGGCCGACGATATCTATCTGGAATACGAGTACTTCGGGCGCAAGGGCCCGTTCGAGCTGTACGGCTACGTCGACATTCCGAAGATTTTCAACATCGGCAACAGCCACGACAAAGGCGTGTGGGACCACGGCTCACCGGTGTTCATGGAGCACGAACCACGGATCTCCATCGACTACCTCGCCGGCCGCAGCCTGGCCATCGGCCCGTTCAAGGAATGGTACGTGGCGTTCGACTGGATCTACGATCACGGCAGCCGCAAGGAGAACCGCGCCAACACCCTGTACAGCGGTTTGGGCACCGACATCGACACCCACTCGCGGGTCAACCTGTCGGCCAACCTGTACGGGCGCTACCAGTGGGAAAACTACGGTGCGAGCAATGAATACTCGTGGGACGGCTACCGCGCGCAGCTCAAGTACATCGTGCCCATCGACAAGTTCAGCAACGGCGCGTCGCTGACCTACATCGGCTTCACCAACTTCGATTTCGGCTCGGACCTGCACAAGGACAACCCGGCGCGTACCGCCAACGCCACGGTGGCGACCAACGTGCTGCTGTACTCGTTCACCCACTTGCGCTTCACCCTGGTCGGCCGTTATTTCCACAACGGCGGCAACTGGGAGGATGGCAGTGAGCTGAACTTTGGCGACGGCAATTTCCGCGCGCGCTCCAACGGTTGGGGTTACTACGCCGGCATCGGCTACCAGTTCTGA
- a CDS encoding DUF6555 family protein produces the protein MNNAKLFVIDYTLHGTPKSFIIRSDRMDNAEAWHWASCDAGVGRIPRFGREKVQKTSKPMAEKFGVENVKWRPAS, from the coding sequence ATGAACAACGCAAAACTGTTTGTCATCGACTACACCCTTCACGGCACGCCTAAATCGTTCATTATCCGTTCGGACAGAATGGACAACGCCGAGGCGTGGCACTGGGCAAGCTGCGACGCCGGCGTGGGTCGCATCCCGCGTTTCGGCCGGGAAAAAGTGCAAAAGACCAGCAAACCGATGGCGGAAAAATTCGGCGTGGAAAACGTCAAATGGCGACCGGCGAGCTAG
- a CDS encoding zinc-binding alcohol dehydrogenase family protein, protein MKALQFDKTGDLSSLRLVDVATPVPGADDVLVEIKAAGLNPSDVKNVLGRFPYTTLPRIPGRDFSGVVVAGPQALIGQEVWGTGRELGFFADGSHAQFVKLPANGVAHKPSHLSFAQAASLGVPYTTAWDALERSLVSAQTRLLVIGGGAVATAALALAKVRGAQIMAAARRSEQVKDLQAQGFRTVQLDKPEDLGAQVNAVYSGGADVIFDTTGFWLPASVAALAPFGRIAIIAAPVDGHVQLPALALYRKGGSVVGINSLLYGVQACAAMLEQFGRFFDEDRLPLPQGLVEVPLAEGLQRYAEMNQGSGDKTILIP, encoded by the coding sequence ATGAAAGCACTGCAATTCGATAAAACCGGCGACCTGTCCTCCCTGCGTTTGGTCGACGTAGCCACTCCGGTGCCCGGCGCTGACGACGTGCTGGTCGAGATCAAGGCGGCCGGTTTGAACCCCAGCGACGTGAAGAACGTGCTTGGGCGTTTCCCCTACACCACATTGCCGCGGATTCCCGGGCGCGATTTTTCTGGCGTAGTGGTTGCCGGGCCGCAAGCCTTGATCGGTCAGGAGGTGTGGGGCACCGGGCGTGAGCTGGGCTTTTTCGCCGATGGCTCGCACGCGCAGTTCGTCAAACTGCCGGCCAATGGCGTAGCGCACAAACCGTCGCACCTGAGTTTCGCCCAGGCTGCCAGCCTCGGCGTGCCGTACACCACGGCGTGGGATGCGCTGGAACGCAGCCTGGTCAGCGCGCAAACCCGGCTGCTGGTGATCGGCGGCGGTGCGGTGGCGACGGCGGCGTTAGCGCTGGCCAAGGTTCGTGGTGCGCAGATAATGGCAGCGGCGCGGCGGTCGGAGCAGGTCAAGGACTTGCAGGCGCAGGGCTTCCGGACGGTTCAGCTGGATAAGCCCGAAGACCTCGGCGCGCAGGTCAACGCGGTGTACAGCGGTGGTGCCGATGTGATCTTCGACACCACCGGTTTCTGGCTGCCGGCCTCAGTGGCGGCATTGGCACCGTTCGGGCGTATCGCGATCATCGCCGCTCCGGTCGACGGCCATGTGCAGTTGCCAGCGTTGGCGCTGTACCGCAAGGGCGGTTCGGTGGTCGGGATCAATTCGCTGCTGTATGGCGTGCAGGCCTGCGCGGCGATGCTCGAGCAGTTCGGACGGTTCTTCGATGAGGATCGGCTGCCATTGCCGCAAGGTTTGGTGGAGGTGCCGCTGGCGGAAGGGTTGCAGCGCTATGCAGAGATGAATCAGGGCAGTGGCGACAAAACTATCCTTATCCCTTAA
- a CDS encoding methyl-accepting chemotaxis protein — MEQQYRQVDQVATASHEMSATAQDVARSAAQAAEAAKDADRATRQGLTVIDRTTASIDTLAADMNAAMVQVEGLAANSEKIGTVLETIRAIAEQTNLLALNAAIEAARAGEAGRGFAVVADEVRNLARRTQESVEETRQVIEQLQTGTQEVVGSMGNSHRQAQGSVEQVGQAVTALRQIGDAVTVISDMNLQIASAAEEQSAVAEEINNNVATIRDVTESLSGQANESARVSQSLNSLANQQQSLMDQFRV, encoded by the coding sequence ATGGAGCAGCAATACCGTCAGGTCGATCAGGTCGCCACCGCGTCCCACGAAATGAGTGCCACCGCTCAGGACGTTGCGCGCAGTGCCGCGCAAGCCGCCGAAGCGGCCAAGGACGCCGACCGCGCCACCCGTCAGGGCCTGACGGTGATCGATCGCACCACCGCGAGCATTGACACCCTCGCCGCCGACATGAACGCGGCGATGGTCCAGGTCGAAGGCCTGGCCGCCAACAGCGAGAAGATCGGCACCGTGCTGGAAACCATCCGCGCCATCGCCGAACAAACCAACCTGCTGGCCCTCAACGCGGCGATCGAAGCGGCGCGCGCCGGTGAAGCCGGTCGTGGTTTTGCCGTGGTCGCCGACGAAGTGCGCAACCTCGCCCGCCGCACGCAGGAGTCGGTGGAAGAAACCCGTCAGGTGATCGAGCAGTTGCAGACCGGTACCCAGGAGGTGGTCGGTTCGATGGGCAACAGCCATCGTCAGGCCCAGGGCAGTGTCGAGCAGGTCGGGCAAGCGGTGACCGCATTGCGCCAGATCGGCGATGCGGTGACGGTGATCAGCGACATGAACCTGCAGATCGCCAGCGCGGCAGAAGAACAGAGCGCGGTGGCCGAGGAGATCAACAACAACGTGGCGACCATTCGCGACGTGACCGAATCGCTGTCCGGGCAGGCCAACGAATCGGCGCGGGTGAGCCAGTCGCTGAACAGCCTGGCGAATCAGCAGCAGAGTCTGATGGATCAGTTCCGCGTCTGA
- a CDS encoding metallothionein has product MPDRKCDCPTCKCTIKEGDHAYAVHGKHYCCEACAHHHKGGEECSSKGCHCAHPK; this is encoded by the coding sequence ATGCCCGATAGAAAATGCGATTGCCCCACCTGCAAATGCACCATCAAGGAAGGCGACCACGCCTACGCCGTACACGGCAAACACTACTGCTGTGAAGCCTGCGCACACCACCACAAGGGTGGCGAGGAGTGTTCAAGCAAAGGCTGCCATTGCGCTCACCCCAAATAA
- a CDS encoding sensor histidine kinase, translating to MRSIQRRLSLGLISVMVVVGLVLAQTSLWLFEVGLQRYFEAGLRNDSESLLVALVRGPQGLQLDERHLSPAYQRPFSGHYFRIDFADSHWRSRSLWDQDLPLLDHPGLHSNLQLGPDGQQLLVLRSDYRRLGQSISISVAQDYTPVRESFQRMRQIGLGLGLAGLLLILLLQRLTVRRALRPLERAREQIAQLQQGQRSQLDDQVPVELEPLVAQINHLLAHTEDSLKRSRNALGNLGHALKTPLAVLLSLASNEKLDAHPELRKILKEQLEQVQQRLNRELNRARLSGDALPGALFDCDAELPGLLATLNMIHGEHLHLSYVAPPGLQLPWDREDLLELFGNLLDNACKWADAEVRLSVIERTDGFAFSVEDDGPGIPEEQRSQVFSRGTRLDEQTHGHGLGLGIVRDIVETWGGLLVLGESQWGGLKVVIELPKR from the coding sequence GTGAGGTCGATCCAGCGCCGCTTGAGCCTGGGCTTGATCAGCGTGATGGTGGTCGTCGGCCTGGTGCTGGCGCAAACCAGCCTGTGGTTGTTCGAAGTGGGGCTGCAGCGTTATTTCGAAGCCGGGTTGCGCAACGACAGCGAAAGCCTGCTGGTGGCGCTGGTGCGTGGCCCGCAAGGGCTGCAACTGGATGAGCGGCACCTGTCGCCGGCGTATCAGCGTCCGTTTTCCGGGCATTACTTCCGCATCGATTTTGCCGACAGCCACTGGCGTTCGCGTTCGCTGTGGGATCAGGACTTGCCGCTGCTTGATCATCCCGGGCTGCACAGCAACCTGCAACTGGGCCCGGATGGCCAGCAGTTGCTGGTGTTGCGCTCGGACTATCGGCGCCTGGGGCAGTCGATCTCGATCAGCGTCGCGCAGGATTACACCCCGGTGCGTGAGAGTTTTCAGCGCATGCGTCAGATCGGGCTTGGTCTCGGGCTGGCCGGTTTGCTGCTGATTCTGCTGCTGCAACGCCTCACCGTGCGCCGCGCCTTGCGTCCGCTGGAGCGGGCCCGCGAGCAGATCGCCCAGTTGCAGCAGGGCCAGCGTTCGCAACTCGACGATCAGGTGCCGGTGGAGCTGGAGCCGCTGGTGGCGCAGATCAACCATTTGCTTGCCCACACTGAAGACAGCCTCAAGCGCTCACGCAACGCGCTGGGCAATCTGGGCCATGCCTTGAAGACGCCGCTGGCGGTACTGTTGAGTCTGGCCTCGAACGAAAAACTGGATGCTCATCCCGAGTTGCGCAAGATCCTCAAGGAACAACTGGAACAGGTGCAGCAGCGGCTCAATCGCGAACTGAATCGCGCACGCCTGTCCGGCGATGCGCTGCCTGGTGCGCTGTTCGACTGTGATGCGGAACTGCCGGGGCTGCTGGCGACGCTGAACATGATCCATGGCGAGCATCTGCATTTGAGCTACGTCGCGCCGCCGGGGCTGCAACTGCCGTGGGATCGTGAGGATCTGCTGGAGCTGTTCGGCAACCTGCTGGACAACGCCTGCAAATGGGCGGACGCCGAGGTGCGCCTGAGTGTGATCGAGCGTACCGATGGTTTTGCCTTCAGCGTGGAAGATGACGGGCCGGGGATTCCCGAAGAGCAGCGCAGTCAGGTGTTCAGCCGGGGCACACGGCTGGATGAGCAGACCCACGGGCATGGTCTGGGGCTGGGGATTGTCCGCGATATCGTTGAGACGTGGGGCGGGTTGCTGGTGCTGGGCGAGAGTCAGTGGGGCGGGTTGAAGGTGGTGATCGAGTTGCCAAAACGCTGA